A genome region from Eurosta solidaginis isolate ZX-2024a chromosome 2, ASM4086904v1, whole genome shotgun sequence includes the following:
- the LOC137240095 gene encoding uncharacterized protein — protein MTQADEKRIRQSMANLRHSIYNDGEVDVVDLLQYDMDEEDRKQIMSVVEGSLNRIPNAFRNSVINKFLSENPETTVDVLPVEQEIEDKEIEEISDFALESVKRSRWTLFHKEFQRQQQETFGRTFTIIDPEAFWISVKEKTGSHNDTVRLYSIQKLGNDINNALYTIYKLNTCKMKELKISSYEHFNIFSWTEDKFLARRQMKGIAWVDIFRKSLTEECLDAFKLRSDIMELARLIKLILMSFYPDNDYLASETLTTIYDAFALLGMQNKLLEELQESIDYFCQTINELTAATKRRRTHNQDIIKNFLELELMASWVKNPLENRYQMNSIKQKVADWQTYFDMKERKLEEALAKATTKMQNERSCYESTMQCMYNTIEDYKQRIATISLEYDQRFNDINEKNSFLRSSLDKMKIRREFMEAESIYMKQRVREILTANEQSKLSLRFSKRSQSHASLSGKSRLKQNSRYFSKNSIV, from the exons atgaccCAAGCAGATGAGAAGAGAATCAGACAGAGCATGGCGAATTTACGCCACAGTATTTATAATGACGGAGAAGTTGATGTTGTTGATTTGCTCCAATACGACATGGATGAAGAAGATCGCAAGCAAATCATGAGTGTCGTGGAAGGCTCCTTAAATCGTATACCAAATGCTTTTCGAAATtctgtaataaataaatttttgtcggAAAATCCGGAAACAACTGTAGACGTGCTTCCGGTGGAACAAGAGATAGAAGATAAGGAGATTGAAGAAATTTCCGATTTTGCTTTGGAATCAGTGAAAAGATCACGTTGGACCCTATTTCATAAGGAATTCCAAAGACAACAACAGGAAACATTTGGCAGAACATTCACCATTATAGATCCCGAAGCTTTTTGGATTTCAGTAAAGGAAAAAACTGGGTCGCATAATGATACAGTTCGTTTATATTCAATACAGAAATTGGGCAACGATATAAATAATGCATTATATACCATCTACAAATTGAATACATGTAAAATGAAGGAATTAAAAATATCAAGTTATGAGCATTTCAATATATTTAGTTGGACAGAGGATAAATTTCTTGCTAGACGACAAATGAAAGGTATTGCATGGGTTGATATATTTCGAAAATCTTTAACAGAGGAATGTTTGGATGCATTCAAGTTACGAAGTGATATAATGGAATTGGCGCGTCTAATTAAATTGATATTAATGAGTTTCTACCCGGATAACGATTACCTTGCATCGGAAACTTTAACTACGATATA TGATGCCTTCGCTCTATTGGGTATGCAGAATAAGCTCTTAGAAGAATTACAAGAAAGTATTGATTACTTTTGTCAGACAATCAATGAGCTAACGGCCGCTACAAAGAGGCGTAGAACTCATAATCAAGATATAATCAAAAACTTCTTAGAACTTGAGCTAATGGCGTCTTGGG TTAAAAATCCTCTCGAAAATCGTTACCAGATGAATTCGATAAAACAAAAAGTAGCGGATTGGCAGACCTATTTTGATATGAAGGAACGAAAGCTGGAAGAAGCACTGGCCAAAGCTACCACGAAAATGCAAAATGAGAGATCCTGCTATGAAAGTACTATGCAATGCATGTATAATACAATAGAG GACTACAAACAACGTATCGCCACAATATCCCTTGAGTATGATCAACGTTTCAATGATATAAACGAAAAGAATTCATTTTTGAGATCAAGTTTAGATAAAATGAAGATACGACGCGAGTTCATGGAAGCAGAAAGTATTTACATGAAACAAAGAGTTCGAGAAATATTAACCGCGAATGAGCAGTCGAAATTGTCATTGAGATTCTCGAAAAGAAGTCAATCGCATGCAAGTCTTTCTGGGAAGTCAAGACTAAAACAGAATAGTAGATACTTTTCTAAAAACTCAATTGTTTGA